A single Phragmites australis chromosome 4, lpPhrAust1.1, whole genome shotgun sequence DNA region contains:
- the LOC133917130 gene encoding uncharacterized protein LOC133917130, with amino-acid sequence MFKLHRHRSTDRVGERFDFRFSNFRAVQVPAVSDRLFLSIVSVDSGKTIAKSSKVASRSGICQWPDTILEPIWFSKDEVSKGFEECQYKIVVSVGSIKTGILGEIFLNLANFLNLVDPTALSLPLKRCNSGTVLQLKVQCLGTKSRLSGVRSSWKDMSPHIEDRSPTNDDVDNRSDGSGSMFNRDVRSSSENHSAGATCQDEPGNRETSFSASGSHRSSNSGDSTVDRTNFSPRDNSNGGLHAGKQDSASSYVSYVSAGCGDDGFRSNNSSFSSRASGPNVLQGNTPKAFANVLGQLSIGTSDSSKDLLEAAEETIEELRDEAKMWERHSRKLKADLGMLKKECSEKSKLQAELAVELSAAQAERDSYRHEIEELKSSLQDVNTQQTITGTPKRADWIDLQKELEEEVKFLKESNANLTVQLNKTQEANIELVSILQELEETIEEQRVEISKSSKVKETADPENGLLVKEDTEWARKLSMKEDEITMLREKLDRVLNIGNAGGAGSNAVYLELEKENEILRAKVQELDKDCSELTDENLELIYKLKESGLIRGPVPRISNNNELQFEKLTSQIRQLEEELRVKDTSTSNADELKRKCADLELKLLNFQSETCELEEKFRKSQEDLEQRNLELSELRKKIDGFHSIELEVGESGGTRKYQSRRADLEDTEPERDLLKARFELQLQENDSLRSSKVEMEDLISEIQAEKSQLEERLSASLKESSITSKCLDEVRQDILVLSSSIDSHVLANKVLEKNIIELESCKAELEFHISELEQENIELSERISGLEAQLNYLTNEKESSELQMHDSRSLIINLKDKVERQQSEMETQRLEFKQKQQEAQRRLSEAQDDSEVLRRSNSKLQSTVESLIEECSSLQNLAADLKKQRLELHGHLTQKEQELDESKKRNFDFSKTVEFLEAKLSSLQKDFSSKEQYLLSELESIFQEHMEQEERINRAHFLLNKIENEKTLEVENLEREVISLTAQVSSTYEERENATLDAIREVSVLRADKAKLEANLQDVSAQLRHYESELEDLRKESKSKIKGLVDSLNASKQSEEMLTADAEHMKRLMEAAKSNEDMLRKTSNELELKFKSSDYEKQQMLEEISGLKLQVQKIMNLQDEVFKLQSSLDEAKFEKGKLEEVLRSMTEECEELKAQKAMLIDKVSEMQETLKNGEEERRSRIAMQAKLVRLESDLSASEASHVHEAELKNELSRTKRSNSEYQRKIQSLEQENEDLKGRIQLMEKGYEQMSHIKEENLGKQEVGGDNQAAIQSKIQLLETKLAEALEENKMYRSQQKSPMPGGQSAGGDGKVGNTDRIVQLEGELRDMKERLLNMSLQYAEVEAQRERLVMELKAAKKGRWF; translated from the exons ATGTTCAAGCTGCACCGCCACCGGTCGACGGACCGGGTCGGCGAGCGCTTCGACTTCAGGTTCTCCAACTTCCGCGCCGTCCAG GTCCCTGCAGTATCAGACAGGCTCTTCCTTTCAATAGTCTCAGTGGATTCTGGAAAAACAATTGCCAAGTCCAGTAAAGTAGCTTCTAGAAGTGGAATATGCCAATGGCCTGACACCATATTGGAACCAATATGGTTTTCCAAGGACGAAGTCTCGAAAGGATTTGAAGAGTGCCAGTACAAGATTGTTGTTTCCGTG GGATCAATAAAAACTGGTATTCTTGGGGAGATCTTCCTAAATCTggctaattttttgaatttagtGGATCCAACTGCTCTCTCTTTGCCATTGAAGAGATGCAACTCTGGAACAGTTTTACAG CTTAAGGTTCAATGTCTTGGCACAAAGTCTAGGTTGAG TGGTGTGAGATCATCATGGAAGGACATGTCTCCCCATATTGAGGACCGTAGTCCAACCAATGACGATGTGGACAACAGGTCAGATGGCTCTGGTAGTATGTTCAACAGGGATGTCCGTTCTTCATCAGAAAATCATTCAGCTGGAGCTACTTGTCAAGATGAACCTGGAAACAGG gAAACAAGTTTCTCAGCGTCAGGGTCCCACCGGAGTTCTAATTCTGGAGATAGTACTGTAGACAGAACAAACTTCTCTCCTAGAGACAACTCTAATGGAGGACTTCATGCGGGAAAGCAGGATTCTGCGAGTTCTTACGTTAGTTATGTTAGTGCTGGCTGCGGTGATGATGGATTTAGATCCAACAATTCCTCTTTCAGCTCTCGGGCATCAGGTCCAAATGTGCTGCAAGGGAATACTCcaaaagcatttgcaaatgtcCTTGGTCAGTTATCGATAGGGACATCTGACTCATCTAAAGATCTTCTTGAAGCTGCCGAAGAAACAATCGAAGAACTCCGTGACGAGGCAAAAATGTGGGAACGACATTCTCGCAAACTGAAGGCTGATCTAGGGATGCTGAAGAAAGAATGTTCTGAAAAATCAAAGCTACAGGCTGAGCTAGCAGTTGAACTGTCTGCTGCACAAGCTGAACGAGATTCCTATAGGCACGAAATTGAAGAATTAAAGTCATCACTACAAGATGTaaacacacaacaaacaatTACAGGAACCCCTAAACGTGCGGACTGGATAGACCTGCAGAAGGAACTTGAAGAGGAGGTGAAATTTCTGAAAGAATCAAATGCAAACTTAACTGTACAACTAAACAAGACTCAAGAGGCAAATATAGAGCTTGTTTCTATTCTTCAAGAACTGGAAGAGACCATAGAAGAACAGAGAGTAGAAATATCTAAGAGTTCTAAGGTCAAGGAGACTGCTGATCCTGAAAATGGGTTGTTAGTCAAAGAGGACACGGAGTGGGCTAGGAAACTGTCAATGAAAGAGGATGAAATCACAATGCTGAGGGAGAAATTGGATCGTGTTCTCAACATTGGAAATGCAGGTGGTGCGGGTTCCAATGCCGTTTATCttgaattagaaaaagaaaatgaaattttAAGGGCTAAAGTACAAGAGCTTGATAAGGACTGTTCTGAACTAACAGATGAAAATTTGGAGCTTATATATAAGCTGAAAGAAAGTGGGCTGATAAGAGGGCCGGTTCCTCGTATTTCAAACAACAATGAGCTGCAATTTGAAAAGCTTACATCACAGATACGTCAATTGGAGGAGGAACTTAGGGTAAAGGATACATCAACGTCTAATGCAGACGAATTAAAGAGAAAATGTGCTGACCTTGAGCTGAAGCTGCTAAATTTTCAGTCTGAAACCTGTGAGCTAGAAGAAAAGTTCCGAAAAAGCCAAGAGGATCTAGAACAAAGAAATCTTGAGTTATCTGAGCTGAGAAAGAAGATTGACGGTTTCCATTCTATAGAACTGGAAGTTGGCGAATCTGGTGGTACAAGAAAATACCAATCTCGAAGAGCAGATCTAGAGGATACTGAACCTGAGAGAGATTTGCTGAAGGCTAGGTTTGAACTACAACTACAGGAAAATGATAGCCTGCGGAGTTCCAAAGTTGAAATGGAAGATCTTATTTCTGAAATTCAGGCAGAGAAGAGTCAGCTTGAGGAACGCCTGTCTGCATCACTTAAAGAAAGCAGCATTACTTCAAAATGCTTGGATGAAGTGCGGCAAGATATCCTTGTGCTTTCCAGCAGTATAGATTCCCATGTTTTGGCAAATAAGGTTCTTGAGAAAAACATAATTGAGCTAGAGAGCTGCAAAGCTGAACTAGAGTTTCATATATCGGAGCTGGAACAGGAAAACATAGAGTTGTCAGAACGGATATCTGGACTGGAAGCTCAACTGAATTATCTGACGAATGAAAAGGAGTCAAGTGAGCTGCAGATGCATGACTCCAGATCACTTATCATCAATCTCAAAGATAAAGTAGAGCGGCAGCAATCAGAGATGGAAACTCAAAGGCTCGAATTTAAGCAGAAACAACAAGAAGCTCAAAGAAGATTGTCAGAAGCACAGGATGATTCTGAAGTTCTGAGAAGATCTAATTCTAAACTACAATCTACAGTTGAGAGCCTTATTGAAGAGTGCAGTTCTCTTCAGAATCTAGCTGCTGATCTGAAGAAGCAGAGGTTGGAATTGCATGGTCATCTTACGCAAAAAGAGCAGGAACTGGATGAGTCAAAAAAAAGGAACTTTGATTTTAGCAAAACAGTGGAATTCCTTGAGGCAAAGCTTTCTTCACTACAGAAGGACTTTTCTTCTAAAGAGCAATATTTATTGTCAGAACTGGAGAGTATATTCCAGGAGCACAtggaacaagaagaaagaataAATCGTGCGCATTTCTTGCTAAATAAGATCGAGAACGAAAAGACCCTTGAAGTGGAGAATCTTGAGAGGGAGGTCATCAGCCTCACTGCACAGGTCTCCTCCACATACGAGGAGCGAGAAAATGCCACACTGGATGCCATTCGAGAGGTATCTGTCCTGCGAGCAGACAAGGCTAAACTTGAGGCCAATCTCCAAGATGTCAGTGCACAATTAAGACATTATGAGTCTGAATTGGAAGACCTTCGTAAGGAGTCCAAAAGTAAAATTAAAGGGTTGGTTGATTCCCTTAATGCCTCCAAACAGAGTGAGGAAATGTTGACAGCCGATGCTGAACATATGAAAAGGTTGATGGAAGCTGCTAAATCCAATGAAGATATGTTAAGGAAGACTTCTAATGAACTAGAATTGAAGTTTAAATCCAGTGATTATGAGAAACAGCAAATGCTGGAAGAAATATCTGGTCTGAAACTGCAGGTCCAGAAAATAATGAATCTTCAAGATGAAGTTTTCAAACTTCAGAGTTCTCTTGATGAGGCTAAGTTTGAAAAAGGAAAATTGGAGGAGGTTCTGCGTTCGATGACTGAGGAATGTGAAGAACTGAAAGCACAGAAGGCTATGCTAATAGATAAAGTTTCTGAAATGCAGGAGACTTTGAAAAAtggtgaagaagaaagacgaaGCAGAATAGCTATGCAGGCAAAGCTCGTGAGGTTGGAGAGTGATCTATCAGCATCGGAAGCATCGCATGTACATGAAGCAGAACTAAAGAATGAACTTAGTAGGACCAAGAGATCAAATAGCGAGTACCAGCGGAAGATACAATCTCTCGAGCAGGAAAATGAGGATCTCAAAGGGAGAATTCAACTTATGGAAAAGGGTTACGAGCAAATGTCCCACATTAAAGAAGAGAACCTTGGAAAGCAG GAGGTTGGAGGAGATAATCAGGCAGCCATTCAGTCAAAAATTCAATTACTGGAAACCAAGCTTGCAGAGGCGTTGGAGGAAAATAAGATGTACAGGTCTCAGCAAAAGAG TCCTATGCCCGGGGGGCAATCTGCTGGTGGAGATGGCAAGGTGGGTAACACCGACAGGATTGTGCAACTGGAAGGAGAACTAAGAGATATGAAGGAACGGTTACTGAACATGAGCTTGCAGTATGCAGAGGTAGAGGCTCAGAGGGAACGATTAGTGATGGAGCTTAAAGCTGCCAAGAAAGGGCGATGGTTTTAG